The nucleotide window tctcggggttgtgagtttgagccccacattgggtatagagattactaaaaataaataaaaaattttttaattgtttttttaacgtttatttatttttgagacagaaacagagcgtgaacaggggaggggcagagagagagggagacacagaatctgaaacaggctccaggctctgagcggtcagcacagagcctgacgtggggctcgaactcacagactgtgagattgtgacctgagccgaagtcggacgcttaacccactgagccacccaggcgcccctgaaataaattttaaaaaatacagcaagGAGTGATtgttaacaacaaaaaacccatctGTTGTACACTGGAAATAAAAAATCTGGTCCTTCAACCACTGGTAATTTGAGGAGCTATGTGTTGGAATCTGCCCAGAATGACTAACTTCACTAAGGGGTTAGACATCACTGGCTAGGTCAGAAAGTGTTTGTAGATAAGGATCCAAAGCCATAATTCCAGGATTCTGGGCAGATTATCTGTCTGCTTACTTACCTGCAGCTAAATACTGCCTTTTAAACTGTGCCTCATCCCTATGGCTCTAGCTTTGAAGTCTCTCTATTTTCAACCCGGTTTTTCCCCATTCCTCAGGGCTTTTCATCAAACTTGTTGACTAATATATTCACAAAAGGATTAGGAGTTGGAAGCAAAGATTTGGGATTCTGCTGAAAgtaactggcttttttttttattttattttaatcttcaaaGCATTTAAGCATTTTCTAGGACTCTGACTCCAATATAGTTAGTCCCCACCTGTCATGTaatctcttctccctttctctgtccttctaaACAAGTGTCCCCTCTACTGTTTTAATGTTTGGTTGGAGACGGTCTCCAATGCATACAGTAGgcactaaaattaaaatgtctgttgaatttaaatatttactgaattgagTAAGCTGTTTTTTCATTGATCATTTGTCCATTTTGCttgtgttatttcatttctttataagtTTGTTACAGCTAAACAAGAAGAAAGTCCAGTTTGAAAAACTAATGGACTccattctgtgtgtatgtgtgagagagagagagtcagtaaTTGTCTAATAGGAGAGCCCTTTTAATCTTCcatatcttcctttttattttaattattattactattattttattttttattaaaatttttttttaatgtttattttagagagagagagtgtgagtagaggagaggcaaagagagagggagacagaatccgaagcaggctccaggttctgaactgtcagcacagcgccctatgtggggcttgaacccatgaacgtgaaatcatgacctgaggtgaagttggatgctcaactgactgagccacccaggcgcccctatttcattattttttaaaaaaactttttaatgtttattttatttttgagagacagagtgtgagcacgggaggagcagagagggaaacagaatctgaagaaggctccaggctctgggctatcatcACAGACCCTgatgcttgaacccatgaactatgagatcatgaccagaaccaaaagtcagagacttaactgattgagccacccaggcgcctctatagcttccttaaaaaaatttttttttaatttatttattttaagagagagattattggggggagggggtgcagaaaCAGAGacggaaggagggaagagagagtgcCCACACgagcatcccaggcaggctctgcactgtcagtgcagatgctgggctcgaactccaaaatcatgtgatcatgacctgagccgaaatcaagaatcaaacacttaaaccgactgagctacctaggcgcccctatcttttAAGGTTCTATTTATTATCATATTTCTAGCTTTCTTGTGGTATGTACTCCCAATTCTAATTTATTGCTTCTGAGTAATACTTGGTAGTGTAAAGTACCTGGTAGTCAGGTTGCCTCTTTctgtgtgttctttcttttccttttctccatttcacCAGTTAACAGCATTCTTGGGTCTCATTTGAGATCTGGTGTGCTTTGGGGGCacatttataaatgatataaatgataTCCTTCTCTGGATATTACTTTTGGGATATACATGAAAACTGATAGTAGAACAGGTTAAAATGGCAAGAATTTAAGTTAATACTAAATAATCTACAGGATTCCTAAGTAGTAACTTAAATCAACCATATCTTAAAGCCTGTCTAAATACAACTGTATtgtaaagaaaatgcaaatacaattGTATTGTAGCTTTTTCTCTCactttatttactaattttcagGATATGCAGTGGTTTTCTATTATTCTTCAAAGATAAtgagttctttgtttttgtttgtgtcgTTGAGAGTGCATTGATTTAAACATATTCGAAGTTTTCAATCCATTGTAGCTGTTGTTTTTTTGGTGCTCACTGACTCTTTTCACCAGTGGGATTTTATCCAGGCTGGCTCTTGAATCtgcttttgtaatatttttgtaaattattatgAAACAtgtcaaatttatagaaaagttgcaaaaatggcACAAAGAACTATTCATCTGCTTTTCCCTGGATTCCccatatttgctttataattCCTTTTGGCATGACCATAAGTATATAGAACTCCTAAGTCGTTATTAGAAATAGTTTTGTTGCTTTCTGGCATGAAAGCCAAAGTCACCTTTGTATTTTCCCTGTCCCAGCTTAGAATCTGTTAACTTCTCAATGGACTCTTGGTTCCTTTTAGTGAGGAATGGGATTTTAGGCATATAGTCTGGGTGCTAGGGGTGGGGTACTCATTGCTACTGAGTTGGTCATTATTTCTAGGCCTTTTCAGTAAACGCCactatgaaatgtttttttttttttaattaaaaaagtttttaatgtttcattttgagagcaagcgcatgctgtttgtttttgagagagggcaagtgcgtgcaagtgggggaggggcagagagagagggagacagaatctgaagcaggctccaggctctgagctgtccgcacagagcctgatgcagggcttgaactcaggaaccatgagatcatgacttgaaccagtCGGAttcccaactgactgaaccagccaggtgccccacaactatgaaatgttttaaagatacttattaaaacttttcaaaaaatgaatgttcttgaaaactttgcttctttgttttttaaagaacagaaaacttatttttagtGAGAAGTTAAGCAGAATGTGAGATTTTTCAGTAATGCATATGTTGCATTATAATAAATACTTCACTTTCATCCACCTAATCATAAACTTAAAGCTAGGATGTGACCATCACTGTAGTGTATCTCATGACTAGCAAATACGTATTTAACAGATATTTGAATGAGTGAAGATTGAATAGAAGTAAATATTGGTTTTAAGATCTTAATATCCTAtcaggcatttaataaatggtggCTTTTcttaaggctttttaaaaaaatttttttaaatttattttgagagagagagtgtgagtgtgggggaggggcagagagaatcccaagcaggccccacactgccagcataaggcccaacatggggttgaacccatgaactataagctatgacctgagctgaagtcaagaaccggatgcttaaccaactgagccacccaggcaccctctttttATGGCTTTATATTTTTCGTAATTTATGTAATTTCCAGGcttaaaataacttcatttttgtttcctcttaatGTTTCATTACAGGATTGAAGAAGATGCTCCTGCTCCCTCTACCTCTGCAGATAAAGTGGATAGGTAAGATTGTTTACAGAGTACAGTTAGATTTTATCTCTGGAACATAAACTTAAGAACTATATAACTTGAGGGCAGTgtcattatttattaaaacaattttttttatgtttattttttgagaaacagagcatgagtgggggaggggcagagagaaggagacagaatctgaagcaggttccaggctctgagctgtcaagacagagctggatgtggggcttgaacccacaagccataagatcatgacctgagccgaagtcggatgcttaaccaactgagccacccaggcaccacagtatcattattattttttttttaattattattttttaaaatgtttattcacccttgagagagagagagaaagagagagagagagacagagcacaagcaggggaggggcagagagagagagcgagacacagaatctgaagtaggctccaggctctgagctgtcagcacagagcccgacacagggctgaagctcatgagccatgaggtcataGCCACCCAGAGAAGCCTCTATACTTGTGTGTAATTTAAAGTATAgtcttgggccacctgggtggctcagttaagtgtccgactttggctcaggtcatgatctcatagttcatgggttcaagccccacatcaggctctgtgctgacagctcagatcctggagcctgcttcgtattctgtgtctccttctctctgcccctcccctgctcacgctcttgtctctatctctttcaaaataaataaacattaaaaatttaaaaaatatataaagtatgacATCCTCCTGACAGCGATGTCTTCTGGTTTTTCACattgattaaaatattaaattgtaaGTTACTTAGTTCTCCTTATTCATTACATGCCTGGCAAATGTTAACCTATCTTTGAATACTcctgagctgtgaggtcatgacttgaacAGAAGCTggacgtttgtttgtttgtttgtttatttatttacttattcattcattcattcatttttttagtgtttattttttagagagagcaagcaggagagggtcagagagagagggagacaggatcccaactgggctctgtgctgctagcagagagccccatgtggggcttcaactcttgaaccgtgagatcatgacctgagctgaagttaaatGCTTagttgactgaaccacccaggcgtcccaggatttcttttgattttatagtGGTAAATAAATGTGAGTTAGCTAGGCCTTGCCACAGTGGTCAGAGGTTTAAAGAGGTTAAAGTATAGTGGTTTAAATGTAGCAGGTATTCAGGGCACTGGGTGAGTCAGTggattgtctgactcttgattttgtctcaggtcatgatcccagggtcgtgggatccagctccatgctggctccatgctgtgtgtGAAGAatcttgcttaagattctctctcttttccctctgcctttcttccctgcttgtactctctctaaagtaaaaattaaaaaaatacatagcagGTATTCCAAAAAATGTAGGTTTTAAACAGTATTTGACActtgaaaaacttttttcttgCAGTTTGGATGTGGATAATGAAGCTAAGAAACTGTTGGGTTTAGGACAGAAACATCTGGTGATGGGGGATATTCCAGCAGCTGTCAATGCATTCCAGGAAGCAGCTAGTCTTTTGTAAGTACTGTGTTTTGATATGATGTGCTATATTTTGTTCGTTAAAAGGTTGTCTtctggtgcctggatggctgagtcggttaagcgtctgactcttgattttggctcaggtcatgatttcatggttttggGGTCTGaacctgcattgagctctgcactgtcagtggggagcatgcttaggattctctctccctctctctctgctcaaatacatataaatacatatatatatacaaatatatatgtatgtgtatatatatgtatatatatggttgTCTTGTGggggaaagaattttaaaagattggaTATTTTTCATGTACAAGTTTATTCCTGTAACTAATGATGAGACTTACATATCACTGAGCATTTTGGTCTTTGCTTTTCCTGAGTAAGGTAATTTGTTTTACAACCACCACTGATTAGGGTGGCCAACCTGTCCTGCTTTGTTCTGggacttttctaaattttttattttttaatattttatttattcttgagagagggagagagtgcgcaAGTGCctgaacatgagtgggggaggggcagagctagagagatacacagaatccgaagcaggctccaggctctgagctgtcagcacagagcctgatgcggggcttgagcccacaagccgcaagatcatgagctgaagttggacgaccaaccagctgagccacccaggcgcccctgttctgggACTTTTCTAATTTAACATTGGAAGTTCTGTGTCTGGGGAAACTCCTCAAAGTCCCGAGCAAGccgtaggggctcctgggtgggtaaTTCAATTGAGCAACCAACTTGTGAttttagatcaggtcatgatcccagggtgggattgagccccgcccctccccccccccccccctcaggcttggagcatggagcctgtttaagattccctccctccctccccaccccccccccccacctgctcaagtgctttcttttctctcttaaaaaaaaaaaaaaaagtcccaggtAAGCCATAACGGCCACCCTACCACTAATGCTGATATAAGTGCAGAAGTTTTCATATTGCTAGCACCTTTATTCTCTGTTGCAACTATCTGGAAGTTGGCAGCTACCACTAGGTGGCCATATATATCTGCATCATGAGGAAGCAGATTAGCTTTATTTAGTGCCTCAGAAGTGATTTATTTTAACCAAAGAGTTTATGTATCCGTGGAACtggaagagaagaaatttaagTTGAATCTTCAAGCAATAGCCTTTCAGCCTATGACCTGGTTTGAGCTAGTTTCTCAATATAGGTAACATCCTGTTACCAGTAGCAGTTGAAGTTAGTCATGTTCCCTGATGAGTTGAGTAGTTATATGGAGTTGAGTTGAAGAAATCCTCCTTATAATAGAAATCCTTATAATAAAACTGGGTTTCAGGCTCACAGTGATTAAAAGCCTCTGTCTTATTCAGTCAGGGTCGTATCAGTCCATTCTTGTCTCAACCCCACTACTTCTCCCAATAGAGCAGAATCTTATTCCTAGATGTCTGCATTAATATTGTgtctaattcctttttttttttttgctttttttttttcaacttttttttttcaactttttttttttgggacagagagagagagagcatgaacaggggaggggcagagagagagggagacacagaatcggaagcaggctccaagctctgagccatcagcccagagcctgacgcggggctcgaactcacagaccgcgagatcgtgacctggctgaagtcggacgcttaaccgactatgccacccaggcgcccccccccctttttttttttttgcttttttttaatgcttgtttattcactttgagaatggggggaggggcaaagagggagagacagaattccaagcagggtccaggatcagcatggagcccaacatggggcttcattCCGCAATGAGGAGAtgatgacctgtgccgaaatcaggagttggatgcttaacgatcTGAGCCACCCTGTCTAGAGATTAATAGCTAAAACTTACATATAGTGCTGTCTGTATGTCTAAGCATCGTACTTTTGTATACATTAATTCAATTCTTAGATCTTTGAGCAGTTCTTAACATTTCTACATTAAGGCACTGTGAGTCTAAGGTTATACAGCTAAAGTTTAGAGAtgtgatttgaacccagacagtctgactccagagagTCTTACCCTCTATAACATGAtgtctttccatatattttattcgTCTTTTAGGTTCCAGCTAAAGGTCCTTTAACTATTCTGGCCTATACTGACACCCATCTTCTAGCaggagaaatatctatttaatgTAGTTTGTCTCTTAAGATTATATACTCTAACCGTAGCAAATTGATGTTAATTGGAATGTATATGTAGAGAGACCAGGCAATAACCCTTTGACCTTGACTTGAAAGCAAGAGGAGGGGAATATTGGTTTCCTAGAGAGATGTGTTCCTGAAGAAATGTCATTTTGGAGTTTAAAGAACTAGAAATGAATGTTTTAGACTAGATGTTAATTCAGGTCTTAGATGTTTCTTCTCTTTGTAGAGGTAAGAAGTATGGAGAGACCGCTAATGAGTGTGGAGAAGCCTTCTTTTTCTATGGGAAATCACTTCTGGAGTTGGCAAGGTATGTCTTTTAAGCCACAGTTTTTAAGTAGGGTGTTTTGTGTAACATTATGATGGTCTCTTTAAAAACTTAAGGTTTCTTTGTTTGCCAGGATTGTTTACTAGCTTTGTGATTTCACATGAGCTAAGTGAACTGGGGGTTTAGGAGGAACAGGACATATTGATGGAAGTTTTCAAAGGCACTTGAAGCAGAGTAAAGTTATGCATGGGTTTTGACTTTTGGGTTCTTTAGATGCAGAGATGTTTCTATTAGTGAATGGTCAATAATTTATTGAAGTCCAGTAtagagagaacttttaaaaacactctCATCCCAAAACAGTCATCCTTAAAAGCACTCTCAGCCCAGAACAATCATCCTTAACAAGGACTGAATGAAGGACAATTTGAAAACATTAGCATATGAGAATCTCTAGTAAATAAAACTCATAAGTAGTCTAAACTCTTGGAAACTTGTGTATTTTCCACTGAAGTTTATTAACCAGAATAGAATCTATTGAGGGTACACAAACTAGCAAATAATTTGTGCCCTGTTTAATCTGGTAAGTTTTCTAATTTGTAGATCATTCCCATGATTTGTCATCAGAGTCTTGCCAGAATGTTTTTAAGCCATCTAGAGAAATGCAGGTGGATGCGAAGTTTAGGAAATACAATGGCTATAATGTAAAGggaatatatttattgattttgttcttttgacaAGAGTCATCAGTATTTTTTAGGTGGCTGGATGAAGGgtatgcttttttctttcagtacttttacAGTCTTAATTTATATTAGTTTTGATTGTTGCTTTTCGTCTCTGAAAACTTAGTTTATATTCCCTGCACTTGATTGCTCTTCTGTTGCTTTTATAATATAGGACTGTAATTTTTGTCTTAGAAAAACTGTTAGTTCTATCCATCATACCTCTggtgttttctccttttgttctccTAGAATGGAGAATGGTGTGTTGGGAAATGCCCTGGAAGGTGTGCatgtggaagaggaggaaggagaaaaaacagaagaCGAATCTCTGGTAGAAAATAATGATAACATAGATGGTATGTGGAGTTGCATGTGACATTCAGAAGATGCGACGTATATTTCTTGTGTACAGATGATGGAAGTAAGGCTCTCCCTATCCTGGATGGTCTCTCCCTAAGTTGCTAGGGGGTAAATAACCTGCATCTAGTGGAGACTACAGTGGAGGTAGCCAATTACTGAAACTGACAGCAGGCTTTTGTAAGAGGAAAACTTAATTTCCCCAATAAATGTGTTAAATTgatacttttaaatatacaacaactttaaatatttttctgatgcgaaaattttaaaagtctgtgcAGCTCAGTGATTTTAATAGTCATGGTTTTGGAGTCTTTACACTTTTTGTGgctaagaaaattaaatgttaaattctAAGTAGAGTTTGGCTACTAGAGTTTTACATGTCAGTTGGAGGTTTGTAATGTTCAGAGGAGAGAATAAAGCTTGGCATCTCTTACCTAACTGATAATCAGAATGCTCAAGTAAAAGAGTATCTAATTTAAGGAGCTTGGGTTTCTTTTGCAATAAGTTGCTCTGCTATCTGggactttttccctttgcttttctcaaGGGGGTAGATAAGTTTTAGGTCATCGCTAAAATTTAAGCCAGGTTGTTTGAGGGTTTAAAGGGAATGTATTTTTAGTTTCCGTTTATGCCTTTATCACTAAACTCGAAGACATGTTTATGCTTCATGTTCTTTAACCATGTAGAGGAAGCAAGGGAAGAGTTGAGAGAACAGGTTTATGACGCcatgggagaaaaagaagaagcaaaaaaacCAGAAGACCAGTCTCTGGTAAAGCCTGAAATTGATAAAGAGCAGGAGACTGAAATGGAGAAGGGTGGAAGAGAAGATATGGATATAAGTGAGCCTGCACAGGAACTACAGGAAAAAGTTGAATCCACTCCAGATCAGTTAGCTGAAACCACTgaggaagcaaaagaaacagcAGCACCAGAAGGACTGAATGAAGCCAAGGTCACTTCTGAGAAGAGACCAGAGGAGGAAGCACCAGATGCTgaggaagaaaaatcagtttgTAGAACTAACATCCAagaagaatgcagagaaaaaggaggtCAAGAAAAGCAGGGAGAAGTAATTGTGAGCATAGAGGAGAAGCCAAAAGAAGCTTTAGAAGAGCAGTCTGATATGACTCTTGAAAAGCAGGGTACTGCAGTGGAGGCAGAAGCAGAGCCTATAGATTCAACAGTCAAGCCAGTGGATGTGGGTGGGGATGAGCCAAAGGAGCAGGTAGCTGCCTCTGAAAATGAGTCAGGAAAGGCTGTTCTTGAGCAGCTGGTAGGGCAAGAAGTGCCTCCTGCTGAAGAGTCACCAGAGGTGACAGTAGAGGCTGCAGAGTCCTCAGCTGTAAAAGCTGGGTCAGAAGTCTCTGAGAAGCCTGGGCAGGAGATCACAGTTCTCCCTAAGGATGGTGCAGTCAATGGACTGTCAGCTGCAGGAGATCAGACTCCTGTTGAACAACAGACTAATGCAGAAGGACTGACAGAAACAAAAGATGGCTCAGGACTAGAGGAGAAGGTCAGGGCAGAGTTGGTTCCTAGCCAGGAGGAGATTAAGCTGTCCACAGAAGAGTCTGAGGCAGCTGGAGATGGGGTTGAGACCAAGGTAGCCCAGGGGGCTACTGAGAAATGCCCTGAAGACAAAGTTAAGATAGCTGCTAATGAAGAAAcacaagagagagaagaacagatgAAAGAGGGTGAAGGTAACCGGGATATGCAAGAGCTGCAGTGGGTGGAGTACATTCTGGATTTGACTCACTAATCATGGGTAAAAGTCAGCCTTCCATTCAGGATTTTCCGTCTGCCTTTGGATTAGGAAAGGGCTAAATGAAAATGGGGGTAGTTTAAGAAGATTGTGATAAGTTTAGCAAGTTAAATCAAAAGCAAGTCTTTAGCTGGCTTATAAACTAACGCTTTTACTAACTGCAAAATAGGCCTTCTCTGTGATTTCTGAGACTTGGCTAGCTATCAGTAATTTGTATTGTACTAGCCAATAAAGGTGGATGGAGGGTGGTGGAGTAGGTAGGGAAATAGTGGGCTAGGCTGGCAGAGAATGCTGAATGGATGTTCACTTGCATGcctctggatttttaaatttactgttcACATGGTTCCTATTCTCTGCTTTAGGAAGCAGGATTAGAACAGTAGAATCCAGTGAATTGGTACACTTAAGCAGGCATGCCATTTAAATGAAGGCAGTTAACCACAGTGAAAGAATTCTGGTGACTTTTACTTTTAGTCTTCAGGAAGTACTTAGAGGCTTATTCACATTAGTTTTAAATTAGCCCCtccaaaagataatgaaaaacttAACTGTTAGCTCTCTTGCTGCTTTCCCCCTCATTTCATGCTTGCTTTGGCTGCTAAACTGAAGTTTTTGTTACTTAGAACGTTATAAAGTGTCTGGATGCTTTGTATAGTATTGGTCTAATTTTGATTCAATTCCATCAAGATGTATAAGCCTCTAATTAGTAATTAGATAACTGGCACGTCTGACTTGAGTTGTACTATCATTTGAGGATTCTACTGTCTGTAAGGTTCATCTAACGTTGGTATTAATAACCACAGGTATATTCTAGTTAATAGTTACTACTTCATATAATTGCCAGACTACTTCAAGAGTTCTCTTTACTTTtagattttcaaaaacaaacaatcagTACTTGCAGCTCATCCTGGTAAAATACATTCTACCTATGTGCAGGTCGCTGCACTCCAGCCAGCACAGGCATGGTAACCAGAAATGAATTGGCTAAGTGGTAGCACCATTGGGCTGCTTATtgggttttaggagttctttatggaAAAAGCACAGAACTGAATTACctcaatttttaagaaactaccatgTCTTGATCTTTAATGATAGTGAGCAAAGACAGTCAGAAGTTCTGCTGGCTCTTTTAAGTTGGACTTTGAATAATAAGCTACAGTAGAGATGTCCTATTTCTCCAGTTCAAAAACTATTCTGTGGGATCACAAGTGACATTGTTACAGCTTtctcacatacattattttttattccaagaTTATACTATGTAGTAGGTAGTATTACTCCACTTACAGccatgaggaaattgaggcttagggGTTACGTTACATGTTTAGGGTCAAATACTAAGTCATAGTACTAGAATCCAACTCTAGATCTGACATGAATGTATTGCTGTCCCCAAGCCTACCTCACAGTGAGGAAGGTAGTTTTATCTCCTTTAATCCATCTCCTATCAAAAACTTTCTGGTCACTCTTTTCAAAACACTTATAAAAGCCCTAGGAGTCATCAGTTGCAGTTTTTAGTCTTATCCCAGCTACCACTCTACTTCTAAAGAAGGTAGTTTTccatattttacaaaagaagaaatggcaggggcacctggatggctcatttaggcgtcccactcttgattttggctcaggtcatgatctcggttggTTCGAGTCCTGAgtagggctctatgctaacagtgtggagcctgcttgggatacccTTTGCCACTCATGAtctttgtctcaaaaaaagaaaaaaaaaaattaaaagcaaatgaagaaatggcagaaagagG belongs to Felis catus isolate Fca126 chromosome C1, F.catus_Fca126_mat1.0, whole genome shotgun sequence and includes:
- the NASP gene encoding nuclear autoantigenic sperm protein isoform X3, producing the protein MAAESTATAAITAELVSADNHEDFQRIEEDAPAPSTSADKVDSLDVDNEAKKLLGLGQKHLVMGDIPAAVNAFQEAASLLGKKYGETANECGEAFFFYGKSLLELARMENGVLGNALEGVHVEEEEGEKTEDESLVENNDNIDEEAREELREQVYDAMGEKEEAKKPEDQSLVKPEIDKEQETEMEKGGREDMDISEPAQELQEKVESTPDQLAETTEEAKETAAPEGLNEAKVTSEKRPEEEAPDAEEEKSVCRTNIQEECREKGGQEKQGEVIVSIEEKPKEALEEQSDMTLEKQGTAVEAEAEPIDSTVKPVDVGGDEPKEQVAASENESGKAVLEQLVGQEVPPAEESPEVTVEAAESSAVKAGSEVSEKPGQEITVLPKDGAVNGLSAAGDQTPVEQQTNAEGLTETKDGSGLEEKVRAELVPSQEEIKLSTEESEAAGDGVETKVAQGATEKCPEDKVKIAANEETQEREEQMKEGEETEGSEEEDKENDKAEEIPNESILENKSLQESEEEEIGNLELAWDMLDLAKIIFKRQETKEAQLYAAQAHLKLGEVSVESENYVQAVEEFQACLNLQEQYLEAHDRLLAETHYQLGLAYGYNSQYDEAVAQFSKSIEVIEKRMAVLSEQMKEADGSSSEYEKEIEELKELLPEIREKIEDAKESQRSGNVAELALKATLVASRKPTDGASSSNCVTDISHLVRKKRKPEEESPRKDDAKKAKQELEVNGGSGDAVSSGNEVSENMEEEAENQAESRAAVEGTVEAGATVESTAC
- the NASP gene encoding nuclear autoantigenic sperm protein isoform X2, with amino-acid sequence MAAESTATAAITAELVSADKIEEDAPAPSTSADKVDSLDVDNEAKKLLGLGQKHLVMGDIPAAVNAFQEAASLLGKKYGETANECGEAFFFYGKSLLELARMENGVLGNALEGVHVEEEEGEKTEDESLVENNDNIDEEAREELREQVYDAMGEKEEAKKPEDQSLVKPEIDKEQETEMEKGGREDMDISEPAQELQEKVESTPDQLAETTEEAKETAAPEGLNEAKVTSEKRPEEEAPDAEEEKSVCRTNIQEECREKGGQEKQGEVIVSIEEKPKEALEEQSDMTLEKQGTAVEAEAEPIDSTVKPVDVGGDEPKEQVAASENESGKAVLEQLVGQEVPPAEESPEVTVEAAESSAVKAGSEVSEKPGQEITVLPKDGAVNGLSAAGDQTPVEQQTNAEGLTETKDGSGLEEKVRAELVPSQEEIKLSTEESEAAGDGVETKVAQGATEKCPEDKVKIAANEETQEREEQMKEGEETEGSEEEDKENDKAEEIPNESILENKSLQESEEEEIGNLELAWDMLDLAKIIFKRQETKEAQLYAAQAHLKLGEVSVESENYVQAVEEFQACLNLQEQYLEAHDRLLAETHYQLGLAYGYNSQYDEAVAQFSKSIEVIEKRMAVLSEQMKEADGSSSEYEKEIEELKELLPEIREKIEDAKESQRSGNVAELALKATLVESSTSGFTPSGGGTSVSMVASRKPTDGASSSNCVTDISHLVRKKRKPEEESPRKDDAKKAKQELEVNGGSGDAVSSGNEVSENMEEEAENQAESRAAVEGTVEAGATVESTAC
- the NASP gene encoding nuclear autoantigenic sperm protein isoform X1 → MAAESTATAAITAELVSADNHEDFQRIEEDAPAPSTSADKVDSLDVDNEAKKLLGLGQKHLVMGDIPAAVNAFQEAASLLGKKYGETANECGEAFFFYGKSLLELARMENGVLGNALEGVHVEEEEGEKTEDESLVENNDNIDEEAREELREQVYDAMGEKEEAKKPEDQSLVKPEIDKEQETEMEKGGREDMDISEPAQELQEKVESTPDQLAETTEEAKETAAPEGLNEAKVTSEKRPEEEAPDAEEEKSVCRTNIQEECREKGGQEKQGEVIVSIEEKPKEALEEQSDMTLEKQGTAVEAEAEPIDSTVKPVDVGGDEPKEQVAASENESGKAVLEQLVGQEVPPAEESPEVTVEAAESSAVKAGSEVSEKPGQEITVLPKDGAVNGLSAAGDQTPVEQQTNAEGLTETKDGSGLEEKVRAELVPSQEEIKLSTEESEAAGDGVETKVAQGATEKCPEDKVKIAANEETQEREEQMKEGEETEGSEEEDKENDKAEEIPNESILENKSLQESEEEEIGNLELAWDMLDLAKIIFKRQETKEAQLYAAQAHLKLGEVSVESENYVQAVEEFQACLNLQEQYLEAHDRLLAETHYQLGLAYGYNSQYDEAVAQFSKSIEVIEKRMAVLSEQMKEADGSSSEYEKEIEELKELLPEIREKIEDAKESQRSGNVAELALKATLVESSTSGFTPSGGGTSVSMVASRKPTDGASSSNCVTDISHLVRKKRKPEEESPRKDDAKKAKQELEVNGGSGDAVSSGNEVSENMEEEAENQAESRAAVEGTVEAGATVESTAC